A single genomic interval of Xiphophorus couchianus chromosome 2, X_couchianus-1.0, whole genome shotgun sequence harbors:
- the arpin gene encoding LOW QUALITY PROTEIN: arpin (The sequence of the model RefSeq protein was modified relative to this genomic sequence to represent the inferred CDS: substituted 1 base at 1 genomic stop codon), whose translation MSRIYNNTSLQNKPVHNESFDRVWCPASYESGPGVLLEGKLMDVSRHSVSDIDGQKVRFYVLYIKPRRIHQRKFEASGKEVEPNFSDTRKVNTGFLMSSYKVEAKGESDRLTEDQLSQMINKTELVKITDQLXPAGSWAFWYPESEMDKTELETGQEVRLKTRGNSPFIFSLAKVDSGTVTKCNFAGDEKAGASWTDKIMANKTDGSSSQRPGAAGEGVEEDEWDD comes from the exons atgagcagaATCTATAACAACACGTCTTTACAGAACAAACCGGTGCACAATGAGAGTTTTGACCGTGTGTGGTGTCCTGCTTCGTATGAAAG TGGTCCTGGGGTTCTTCTAGAGGGGAAGCTGATGGATGTTTCCAGACATTCAGTCAGTGACATCGACGGACAAAAG gtaCGTTTCTACGTTCTGTACATCAAACCCAGACGCATCCATCAGAGGAAATTCGAAGCCAGTGGGAAGGAGGTGGAGCCGAACTTCAGCGACACCAGAAAGGTCAACACAGGCTTCCTTATGTCCTCCTACA AGGTGGAAGCCAAAGGAGAGTCTGACCGTCTGACTGAGGATCAGCTGTCGCAGATGATCAACAAAACTGAGCTGGTTAAAATCACAGATCAGCTTTGACCTGCTGGGAGCTGGGCCTTTTGGTACCCAGAGTCAGAGATGGACAAAACAGAGTTGGAAACGGGACAGGAAGTCCGACTGAAGACCAGAGGAAACAGTCCTTTTATCT TCTCTTTAGCCAAAGTGGACAGCGGGACGGTGACCAAATGCAACTTTGCTGGAGATGAAAAGGCCGGCGCCTCGTGGACTGACAAGATAATGGCCAACAAAACAGATGGCAGCAGCTCTCAGAGGCCTGGAGCTGCAGGGGAGGGAGTCGAGGAGGACGAATGG GATGATTGA